The sequence CTGGTACCGGTCTCTAATGAACCTGGATAGTTCATTCCTTAGGGATTCCATTCCCGTATTTGAGGTATAGGCAGTATGTCCCTGTTCTATCGAAGTAATTGCAGCATCACAAATATGCCAGGGTGTTGAATAATCCGGCTCTCCAACACCAAGAGAGATGACATCCTCCATTTGGCCAGCCAGATCAAAAAAACGACGTATGCCGGAGGGTGGTATTAATTTCGCCCGGTCAGAGACGAAATCACGTTTTCTTTGATCAGAACGAGAATGGCAGGCGTTGTCCGTCTTCACGCTCAACATAGAGCACCCCGTTTTCTTTGTATGTTTTCATGATAATATGTGTAGCAGTCTCTCGAATTCGCTCCATTGGAGCGATCTGTTCAGAAACAAACCTGGCAATCTCTTGCATACTCTTCCCTTTCACAAGAAGCTGCAGGTCATGTGTTCCGGTACGAAGCCTCAGATTCCGGACATTTGAAAACCGTGATATCCGTGCTGCGATCCGGTCATACCCATAGTCCCGCTCAGGCGCCACTTTAAGCTCAATAATTGCATAGACAGCACCCTTGTCTACCTGTTCCCAGTTGATGACTGCAGAATATCGACGAATAATACCATCTTTTTCAAGTTGCTGCCTGCGTTTTTCTACATCTTCATCGCTACATCCCAACATCACTGCCAGTTCATGAAGCGGTGTAGAACAATTTTCTTCTAAAAGAGAGAGTAATGACCGGTCTATATCATCCATGAATTTCAGTCCTATACTGATTTATCTCATTATCTGGATTACTATCTGTTCATCTACCTGTGCCAGACGTCCATCTGACTCTTCCATAATTACTTCCCATATTTTTTCTGTACTGGTATCAAACCACATCTCTTTTGTTCTGCCATGTCTTCCACGATTGACAAGGCGGGTATTTATTACTCCCAGCATATTTAACTCAGATATAAGATCAGATATTCTTCTGGCCGTCAGAACATCAATCTCAAGAAACGGAGTTAGTTCTTTATAAATACGGGTTACATCTCCAGAAATAAAAATTCGTTGACCTGCCCGATGAAGTAAAAGCATACAATATAATACGATTTTACTTTGTGTCGGAAGAGTTTTTATGCACTCGACCATACTATCTGTTTCAATTTTTGCCTGGGCCTTTTTTACATGTTCAATGGTTACTTTTGATCCATTTTCACGATCAGCCAGTTCGCCAGAGATGCGGAGTAAATCCAATGCCCTTCGCGCATCCCCATGCTCTTGAGCTGCCAGAGCTGCACAAAGCGGAATCACTTCATCATCAAGAGCATCTTCTGCAAATCCGATTGCTGCTCGTTGCTGTAAAATATCGCAAAGTTGAGGTGCATTGTATGGAGGAAAAACTAGTTCTTCTTCTGATAAGGAAGATAAAACTCGTGGATCTAGGAATGTCTTAAAACCAAGATCATTTGAGATGCCTATTATCGATACTTTTGAACGACTGAGATCAGTATTAATCCTGGTCAGATTGTAAAGAGTGTCATCTCCACTTTTTTTCACTAACTTGTCTATTTCATCAAGAATAATTATGAAAACGCCTGTACTAGTGTCAATCTGATTTTTGAGTTCGCTATATACCTGATCAGTTGGCCATCCAGTCATCGGGATATGAATTCTGGTTTTATCACTTGATGGATCCTCTTCACCAAGAATCATCTTTGAGATTTGTGCTAAAACCCGGTACTGAGTATCAATAACTTCACAGTTGAGATGAATGACCCTACAGATAGTGCCTCTTCTGGCACTAACCGATTCTAATTCTGTTCCAACGTATCGAACTGAGGCTGTCTTACCTGTTCCGGTTTTTCCATATATAAGAATATTAGAGGGGGTTTCCGTCTGAAGGGCTGGAGCCAAAATTGCTGCTATCTGATCTATTTGTGGTTTTCTGTGAGGGAGAATGTGAGGCCGATATGAGTGTCTTAGTACTTCGCGATCCCGGAATATTCGATTTTCTGAAAGGAATTTATCAAATAAACCAGGACTATCGTTTGTATCATGTGTCATGAACCAGGTAATCCTAGTATTGTTCGATGGGTATTCCAATAATACTAGTGGCGTGATACAAGAGTGATGATCAACAATGCCCCACCCCTTTGTTTCCACTGGAACTCACATTTTTGACTCATGAATAACTTTTAAAAAAAAAAATCATATCGACTCTCTGTTGTACAGGTCAGCTTGAGTACATAAATAGTTTTTGTTATTATTATAAAATATTATGAAATTGTAAAAAAATATTAAAAAAACATACTATAAGTAAAATTTAGAATAACAGCAAAGAAATTACAACAACCTTGTTCTATTTCTTCCAGTGGAAACAAAGGGGTGGGGTATCAGTGAACACAATAACTTTAATCGAACATTATATTTCCTGTACTATCAACATTCTTTCATGGATTCCTCTCATATCCAAAAAATATCAGTACAAGTAGCTATACTTGTTATATCAACAACCAGATCTGAAAAGGAAGATACTGCAGGGAAAAGTATTCAATCATTATTTCAAGAATCTTCAATTCCTGTTGTTCGATTAGATGTAATACCTGATGATATTAAATTAATTCAAGCGGGCTTGAAAAAAGCACTTACTGAAGCAAATTGTATTATTCTGACCGGAGGAACAGGGATTACCCATGATGATTGTACAATTGAAGCAGTTGACCCACTTCTTCAAAAGAAATTAGATGGATTTGGAGAGTTATTCAGATTAAAAAGCTTTTCAGAAGTTGGGACAAGAACTGTCCTCAGTAGAGCAGTAGGAGGTATTATTGATGGTAAAGCCGTATTTTGTATTCCAGGTTCAAAAAATGCAGCTGAGTTAGCTACCCGTGAAATAATAATTCCAGAAATATTTCATATACTCACTCATGCCAACCGATAATTTTCCACTCATTTTCAAATGCTTTTTACCCATTGCATATTGGGGAGAATCTCTCCTTTATTGTATTACCTATTCACAGCAAGCAGAGCCGTACGTTCACAAATAAGATCAACCAGCTGCTCTTCACCGGTGACGATAATTTCTTCTGGGGTGATTCCAAAGAATTGAATAAGACGCTTTTTTTTCTCTTCAGAGATAATATTCCAGTCTTTATCATCGACTTCCTGTATCCAGTCAGGAAGGGTTGTAATTATTTTTTTTTCTGCTGGTGTTATACACAGATAATAAAAATTTTCACCAATTTGTGGTCCGAATGGGGCGATCTGACCAGTCTGTCGTGTACCGGCAACATAGAGCAGGACCTCCATCTCAAGACTTCGTGCTATGTTTTTTTCTTCTTTCCAAGAACGAAGAGCGTGTATCATAGCTGTCTTTACATGGCTGTAACCTGCTATCATATCCCGATTAAGGCATATGATGGTGACATCATACTGATCACCAAGATTCCTTATATGGTTGAGAAATTCTTGCCGATCATTGAGAGTTATTCTGACCGGAATGATGCAGAAATCCTCTGAACGTCTATTTTTTTGATTTAACATCCAAAATCCTCCCAGGATGACTGACCTCTGATTTTTATTTCTTTATCATTGATTTTTGGTGCCAGATTTTTTTCTTTTTTTAGAGAATTTTCCACCAGATATCCAAGGATTTTTTGAGTTCGTGCAGACCCCAGCACCTGCGAGAGGAGCGTTTCATCCGCATTTAACAGATCAGCAATGGTATGAATACCAGAGTCTTGTAACTTGGTGGCCATTTTATTGCCAATACCAGGAATGTCTGTCAGGTATTGAGTTTTTTCCCTGGATTCACCATCATTATTATATTTCTTTTTCCCTGAATTCTTCACTCCGGAAATATCTTCAATTACCTGTCTTGCTATGCCCTCTCCAATAATTCGTGCTATAGTTGGGATCCCTGCATTAACCAGAGATTGGGGATCCTGATATCCGGCATTATACAGGCTTCGTGCACGTACCCGTCCGATATTTCGAAGAGCGACCAGGGGAAGAAGTTCAGGTTTTACTCCATGCTGAACCCTGATTGCAAGAGTTGAAATAACTGAACTTAATTCTGAAATCTGCGTAGAAACAAGTCGTTCTGTAGCATGAAGGAGCCATTTTCCAGAATCAACGATATTATACAGGTCACCTGCACCAATCCCATATCGTTCTTCTATCTGCTTTTCTGACACTTCATCAGCCCAGTCAGTCAGAACTAACGCGGTTTTAAGACCGGAGAGCCAGAGTTCTTCTTCTTCCTGTTCAAAGGGAAGCGGGAGAATAAGGTCATCCTTATTTTTAAACAGAAATGTTCGCAAGAGCTGGGTATCGGCTGATTTCAGATAAAGCCGCTGCATATCAGGTGAAACACAGATGACATGAAGCAGACCGATCAATGTCGGCGCCTCACACGATTTGAGATTATCCAGTATCAACCGTGCAGTACAGGGATTCAAATATAGTCTGGAGACCAGATTGCCAAGTTGTGTTGCAGAAAGTCTGCCCTGACTCTCCTGTACCATTTCTGCTGCAATCAGGAACAGGACTGCATCAGAAACCAGTCTGGGGAGAGAACGGGTTTTTGGATGTTGATAAAAATAAAATGTCCGTTCCATAAATGATGCCAGGGCACCCTGATCATGTGCAAATCCTGTTGCTATCAGGGAGAGTATGTGTGCACACAGCGATGAATCATCAACACACTGTGAGTCAATCCGTTCTGCTTCAGCATCAATGAACGTCTCAAAAAGTCGTTCGACTGTTGGGGCATCTTTCGCTAAAAGAACTGCTTCACCATAAGGATCCAGATGCGGTCTTCCTGCTCTTCCTGCCATCTGGTGATATTCTCCAACTGGTATCGGAACCATTCCAAGACCTGAAGAGAACCGGGAATAATCCCTGATAATGACCCGCCTGGCCGGGAGATTCAGACCTGCAGCAAGTGTCGGGGTTGCAGAGATCACCTCGATATATCCATTCCGAAATCCTTCTTCAATGATGGTTCTTTCTTGTCTGAGAAGTCCGGCATGATGAAATGCCGCTCCCCGCTCAACACAATCAGCCAGGATATTACTCTCATCCCGATCGCGTAGTTTACGTAATTGATCTGCGAGACTTCGGGAGTCTGGGCTACCGGTTTTCAATGCTCCTGCAGCTTTTTTTGCAAAACCTTCAGCATTTCTCCGTGATGATACAAAAACCAGACACTGCCCTCCCTCTTCAATCGTATCAAGGCATAAATTCAGATCGTCATGCTTGGTTTTTGCCTGGATAGGGCGTTCTGAATTCTGAAAACGGATCTTTCCATTGTAATACACACCCTGCCTGAGGTCAACAGGGCGCCAGGTACTGGTAATCAAAGCGGCGTTTAACCACTCCGCCAGCTGAGCCGGATTTCCAATTGTTGCAGACAGGCCAATAATCTGCATTCCAGGATTTGTGTAGCGAAGTTTGGTAATAACCATCTCAAGGGTAGCCCCCCGGTTTTCAGATCCGATGAGATGAACTTCATCAAGTATGATGCAGGTGATATGTGACAACCATGGTGTTTTATTCCTGAGCAGAGAGTCTGTTTTTTCACTGGTTGCAACGATGATATCGTTTTCACCAAGATATGCATCTGTCCGATCAAAATCACCGGTTGCAATACCGACCCTGATCACTCCCTTCCTGGAAAATTCTTCATATTTTTCAGATGCCAAAGCTCTGAGAGGCACAATATACAGACATTTCCCACCATCTGCAATCCGTGCCCACATGGCCATCTCTGCAAGAAGAGTCTTTCCACTGGCCGTTGGAATAGAAATGAGTTGGTTTTTTCCTTCAAGCAGTCCCTGGTTCACACATTCTGCTTGCGGGGGATACAGGGATGTAATCCCCTTGGCAATACAAGCACGAATAAATGATTCGGGAAGGGGAAGTGACTGCAGGTCCACCTGGATCACCAGTCTCTGGAGAGGATAGAACGGAGCATGGAGATTCTTTAATAATAGTAACTGATCATATCCTGTTTTAACTCTCGCCGTTTCTTTTCAAGGAATGAAAAAACCGATTCGTGAGAGACACCTTTTATGAGCATTTCAACAGCTTCCCGTGCAATTTTAACCTGTTCCACAGTTCCAATAATTCCAACAGTTTTTCCATACACTGAAATCTCTGTTGCAGTCATATCCTGTATCTGGGATCTGGATTTACCATCTCTTCCAATGATCCTGCCCCGGATACGTTCAATTTTTGAGTCACTTCCGGCAAATTCTGATAGTTCGATGATCTCGAGGTATAAATCCGGATCTTCAAGTAAAATTGCTGCTCTTTCAGGAGAAAATCCCCGTGCAATAGCTTTTACTGCTTCAACAGCCTGAATAAATCCATCAGCATCCTCACCTTCTATACTGACAAGTCCTTCTTCGCTGTCAACCTGAATCCTGGTTTTTGTTTTTTCCTCAATCTCTCGCTTTGTCTGTCCTTTCTTTCCAATTAGAACCCCGATTCGCTCCTGGGTTATTCGTGTTTCCTGTTGCATAAAAATCTCTCCATTCTCATATTATCGCGGTGAGGAGCCGCATAGTTCTTCAAGTATTTCAGATACCTCATGAGTACTGCACCGTTCATGAAAGAACCGGTTCAGCTGTTCAAGATCCCGTTTTAAAAATCCAGGAGCATGAGGATGATCCAGGGTGACCGCTTGTCCCATATCAATGAGATATGAGTGGCCTCTTCCATAGAGAATATTATATTCAGATAGATCCCCATGAACCAGCTTGGCTTTTTTCCATAACGTCCGGATATAATCCAGGATCTCATCATAGGTCTGCTGCGGATCTTCAAACTCAGCAAGCCTGAGTTGGGGAAATGCTCCCTTTTCATCTCCCAGATACTCCATGACCAGGACGTTACGGTCAAAAATGAGGGGATGAGGAACAGGGATTCCAGCATCTTCTGCCCGTTTCAGATTTGAAAATTCTTTTCTGGTCCAAGCAAAGATTACATCTCTTCTGCTCTTTCCGATGTTAATAAATCTCCTGTCTGCAGCAATATAGTCCTGCATTTTTTTAAAATTTGCAGTTCTAGTCAAGTAGATCTTTACTGCAACCAAATTCTCATTCCGATCAGCAAGGTACACATTCGCTTCCTTGCCAGTAGAAATCGGGCCACCCATGGCAGTGATCCACCCTTTCGAGAGGAGTTTGTACAACCCAAGGAGGGTATATTCATCAAATACGTCATCCCTGACCTTGAGCTGATCCAAACCCTTGATTTTTGTCTTGAGCTCATCGACCCGTTTATCAAATTCATCGGTATGTCGATCTCTCAAGTATTCATCTCCTGCTTTTATTTGAGATATTCTCGAACCGGTGCAAGAACTGATATCAAACCTTCAGCCACTGCAGTTTTCAAATCAGCCGGATGAACCTCGCCATTTGCATATGCCTGCTGCATCTCTTCATATGATTCAAATGTTCTGTTCCCACCGAATTTTTCCGGCCGTTCAATGGTTACGGTTTCAAGTCTAGGGAAGATATGATGCTGAAGAACCTGGAGAACAGGATTATCCTCGATCTCAGGCGGACAAAATGCCTTCTTCATCTTTTTCCTGATATCTTCCTCTGATTCTGCGACAGATATATAATTACCCTGTGATGAGGACATCTTTTTCCCATCAAGCCCATGCAGAATCGGAACATGTATGCAGACCGGAGAAGGATAATTCTTTGTCGGCAGATACTCTCTGGCAAGCATGTGAATCTTGCGCTGATCTATACCTCCAAGAGCAGCATCCACATCCAGCATGGCAATATCGGCCATCTGCATGATTGGATATACCATCTGTGATACCGTCGGGTTATCCATCTGTCTCCCAACCTCGTCCATACTCCGTTTGGCACGGTTTAATGTAATTGCCTGAGACAATTCATGAACCAGAAGTTGATATTCTGCTGAAAGCTGAAAACTGGAACCCAGGACATAGGTAATATCTGTCAGCCCAAGTCCTTCAAAACAGCGGCGATTATATTCTGCCAGTTTTTTTACATCTTCCATTGTTCCTTTCCGGTTAAGAAAGGCATGAAGATCAGCAAGAAGAACAGTGACTTCAAAACCTGCATCTCTCAGGTCTATCAGTTTATTGATCGTTACCAGATGTCCAAGATGGATCTCTCCACTTGGTTCATATCCAGCGTACACCTTTTTGACCGGACGGTCAAGGAGGGAACGCAGTTCCTCATCAATAACAACCTCGACCGTGTTCCGAATTACACGGGCGTATGTATCCATTCTGAACAGGTTTGTTTTAGACGGTGATAATAGGATGAGTGATTAGAGGGCAGTAAACTGCATTGCCTCATTTGTCATCCTGATTGATGTCTCCGGGTCCTTAACTTCACCCATCATCGCGCGGATTGCATCCACATTTTCAATAACCACGTCAGCTTCCTGGTGGATTGCCTGGAAGAAGAAGAGTTCTTTTCCAACCATGTTCACTGATGCTTCAAAGATACCATTTTCCCATAAATCAGATCGTGGCCGGCCCATATCCATGACATATTCTTTGAGCTCGGCTGTGCTCTTGATTGCAGTCTTTGGCTCGACAAGCCCAATCCGGTTGTGTTCTCTCATGATGGCCAGA comes from Methanospirillum hungatei and encodes:
- a CDS encoding Lrp/AsnC family transcriptional regulator, translating into MDDIDRSLLSLLEENCSTPLHELAVMLGCSDEDVEKRRQQLEKDGIIRRYSAVINWEQVDKGAVYAIIELKVAPERDYGYDRIAARISRFSNVRNLRLRTGTHDLQLLVKGKSMQEIARFVSEQIAPMERIRETATHIIMKTYKENGVLYVEREDGQRLPFSF
- a CDS encoding ORC1-type DNA replication protein; translated protein: MTHDTNDSPGLFDKFLSENRIFRDREVLRHSYRPHILPHRKPQIDQIAAILAPALQTETPSNILIYGKTGTGKTASVRYVGTELESVSARRGTICRVIHLNCEVIDTQYRVLAQISKMILGEEDPSSDKTRIHIPMTGWPTDQVYSELKNQIDTSTGVFIIILDEIDKLVKKSGDDTLYNLTRINTDLSRSKVSIIGISNDLGFKTFLDPRVLSSLSEEELVFPPYNAPQLCDILQQRAAIGFAEDALDDEVIPLCAALAAQEHGDARRALDLLRISGELADRENGSKVTIEHVKKAQAKIETDSMVECIKTLPTQSKIVLYCMLLLHRAGQRIFISGDVTRIYKELTPFLEIDVLTARRISDLISELNMLGVINTRLVNRGRHGRTKEMWFDTSTEKIWEVIMEESDGRLAQVDEQIVIQIMR
- the cgi121 gene encoding KEOPS complex subunit Cgi121 — encoded protein: MLNQKNRRSEDFCIIPVRITLNDRQEFLNHIRNLGDQYDVTIICLNRDMIAGYSHVKTAMIHALRSWKEEKNIARSLEMEVLLYVAGTRQTGQIAPFGPQIGENFYYLCITPAEKKIITTLPDWIQEVDDKDWNIISEEKKKRLIQFFGITPEEIIVTGEEQLVDLICERTALLAVNR
- a CDS encoding tyrosine--tRNA ligase encodes the protein MDTYARVIRNTVEVVIDEELRSLLDRPVKKVYAGYEPSGEIHLGHLVTINKLIDLRDAGFEVTVLLADLHAFLNRKGTMEDVKKLAEYNRRCFEGLGLTDITYVLGSSFQLSAEYQLLVHELSQAITLNRAKRSMDEVGRQMDNPTVSQMVYPIMQMADIAMLDVDAALGGIDQRKIHMLAREYLPTKNYPSPVCIHVPILHGLDGKKMSSSQGNYISVAESEEDIRKKMKKAFCPPEIEDNPVLQVLQHHIFPRLETVTIERPEKFGGNRTFESYEEMQQAYANGEVHPADLKTAVAEGLISVLAPVREYLK
- a CDS encoding MogA/MoaB family molybdenum cofactor biosynthesis protein — translated: MDSSHIQKISVQVAILVISTTRSEKEDTAGKSIQSLFQESSIPVVRLDVIPDDIKLIQAGLKKALTEANCIILTGGTGITHDDCTIEAVDPLLQKKLDGFGELFRLKSFSEVGTRTVLSRAVGGIIDGKAVFCIPGSKNAAELATREIIIPEIFHILTHANR
- a CDS encoding serine protein kinase RIO, with the protein product MRDRHTDEFDKRVDELKTKIKGLDQLKVRDDVFDEYTLLGLYKLLSKGWITAMGGPISTGKEANVYLADRNENLVAVKIYLTRTANFKKMQDYIAADRRFINIGKSRRDVIFAWTRKEFSNLKRAEDAGIPVPHPLIFDRNVLVMEYLGDEKGAFPQLRLAEFEDPQQTYDEILDYIRTLWKKAKLVHGDLSEYNILYGRGHSYLIDMGQAVTLDHPHAPGFLKRDLEQLNRFFHERCSTHEVSEILEELCGSSPR
- a CDS encoding ATP-dependent DNA helicase; protein product: MDLQSLPLPESFIRACIAKGITSLYPPQAECVNQGLLEGKNQLISIPTASGKTLLAEMAMWARIADGGKCLYIVPLRALASEKYEEFSRKGVIRVGIATGDFDRTDAYLGENDIIVATSEKTDSLLRNKTPWLSHITCIILDEVHLIGSENRGATLEMVITKLRYTNPGMQIIGLSATIGNPAQLAEWLNAALITSTWRPVDLRQGVYYNGKIRFQNSERPIQAKTKHDDLNLCLDTIEEGGQCLVFVSSRRNAEGFAKKAAGALKTGSPDSRSLADQLRKLRDRDESNILADCVERGAAFHHAGLLRQERTIIEEGFRNGYIEVISATPTLAAGLNLPARRVIIRDYSRFSSGLGMVPIPVGEYHQMAGRAGRPHLDPYGEAVLLAKDAPTVERLFETFIDAEAERIDSQCVDDSSLCAHILSLIATGFAHDQGALASFMERTFYFYQHPKTRSLPRLVSDAVLFLIAAEMVQESQGRLSATQLGNLVSRLYLNPCTARLILDNLKSCEAPTLIGLLHVICVSPDMQRLYLKSADTQLLRTFLFKNKDDLILPLPFEQEEEELWLSGLKTALVLTDWADEVSEKQIEERYGIGAGDLYNIVDSGKWLLHATERLVSTQISELSSVISTLAIRVQHGVKPELLPLVALRNIGRVRARSLYNAGYQDPQSLVNAGIPTIARIIGEGIARQVIEDISGVKNSGKKKYNNDGESREKTQYLTDIPGIGNKMATKLQDSGIHTIADLLNADETLLSQVLGSARTQKILGYLVENSLKKEKNLAPKINDKEIKIRGQSSWEDFGC
- a CDS encoding KH domain-containing protein, encoding MQQETRITQERIGVLIGKKGQTKREIEEKTKTRIQVDSEEGLVSIEGEDADGFIQAVEAVKAIARGFSPERAAILLEDPDLYLEIIELSEFAGSDSKIERIRGRIIGRDGKSRSQIQDMTATEISVYGKTVGIIGTVEQVKIAREAVEMLIKGVSHESVFSFLEKKRRELKQDMISYYY